A single window of Candidatus Hydrogenedentota bacterium DNA harbors:
- a CDS encoding metallophosphoesterase family protein, which translates to MIIGVLSDTHNNCELMMKAVRILTDDFGIDSLIHLGDDWEDKEYLEHLGYQVKGVPGLWCSAYRSGYVPKVGISTFNNTQIVYVHDIQALTEIPLKTELLLSGHTHHFHIELRQGIPHMNPGHLKSPINRGREASFGVVQLDKKSMSLSVYNLQRQLRLNRTFSLLHE; encoded by the coding sequence ATGATCATAGGCGTGCTCAGTGATACCCATAATAATTGTGAGCTGATGATGAAAGCGGTTAGGATCTTGACGGATGATTTTGGCATAGATTCCCTAATCCACTTGGGCGATGATTGGGAAGATAAAGAATATTTGGAACACTTGGGATATCAGGTAAAAGGGGTACCCGGTCTGTGGTGTTCCGCCTACAGAAGTGGTTACGTACCTAAGGTGGGTATTTCAACATTTAACAACACCCAAATAGTGTATGTTCATGATATCCAAGCATTGACAGAAATTCCGTTGAAAACCGAGCTCCTCTTAAGCGGCCATACCCACCACTTTCATATAGAATTGCGGCAAGGTATACCCCACATGAATCCCGGTCATTTGAAATCGCCCATAAATCGGGGGAGAGAGGCGAGCTTTGGAGTCGTGCAGTTGGATAAAAAGAGCATGTCTTTGTCTGTGTACAATCTTCAACGACAACTGCGTCTAAACCGCACATTTTCGTTACTCCATGAATAG